In Solea senegalensis isolate Sse05_10M linkage group LG6, IFAPA_SoseM_1, whole genome shotgun sequence, one genomic interval encodes:
- the LOC122770786 gene encoding histone PARylation factor 1 — protein MTGRAKRKPKSAQDAGGETGKSKKACTEESKFKPEQHDEMVRLYKLEMPDDLYHFWDFCKELCPDNPRDALRDALGLQLVGPFDILAGAHKNSQNAQPNFHLHWRYIYDPPEFQTILLGSEDSEHHMGYYRDTPDSLPSFVGENEAKKGCTITQMGDNVFAAVLLFLLRKRKERGSKKARGDALESLETKLRERAETLDLSLEQKTKGMKQRDKKVVTKTFHGAGIVVPVDKNDVGYRELPETDADLKKICKAIAEAKNDEERIRAFGPLQEIITFVQFANDECDYGMGYELGIDLFCYGSRYLHKAINKVLPLAYSLLKRNLFAEVLEAHLTSRSHDNLDQLSAH, from the exons GACGCAGGTGGAGAAACTGGGAAGTCAAAGAAGGCCTGTACTGAAGAATCAAAATTCAAGCCAGAGCAACATGACGAGATGGTACGACTGTACAAGCTTGAAATGCCAGATGATCTGTACCACTTCTGGGATTTCTGCAAGGAGCTTTGTCCTGACAACCCTCGTG ATGCACTGAGAGACGCACTCGGTTTACAGCTGGTTGGTCCTTTTGACATTCTTGCTGGAGCTCACAAAAACTCACAGAACGCTCAGCCTAACTTTCATCTTCACTGGAGGTACATTTATGACCCACCAGAGTTTCAGACCATACTACTTGGaagtgaggacagtgaacatCACATGGGCTATTACAG AGACACTCCAGACTCTCTTCCTTCATTTGTTGGGGAAAATGAAGCCAAGAAGGGCTGCACCATTACGCAGATGGGGGacaatgtgtttgctgctgtccT CTTATTTCTGctgagaaagaggaaagagagaggcagCAAGAAAGCAAGGGGAGACGCTTTGGAAAGCCTGGAGACAAAGCTGAGAGAACGGGCAGAGACTCTGGACTTGTCTCTAGAGCAGAAGACCAAAGGCATGAAACAGAGGGACAAGAAG GTGGTCACAAAGACGTTCCATGGGGCTGGCATTGTTGTGCCTGTAGACAAGAATGATGTAGGATACAGAGAACTGCCAGAAACAGACG CTGACCTCAAAAAGATCTGCAAGGCAATCGCTGAAGCAAAGAATGATGAGGAGCGTATCAGAGCCTTTGGACCTCTGCAAGAGATTATCACCTTTGTTCAATTCGCCAACGATGAGTGCGACTATGGAATGGGTTATGAACTTGGAATAGACCTCTTCTGTTATGGATCCCGT TATCTTCACAAGGCAATCAATAAAGTCCTGCCCCTGGCCTACAGCTTGCTGAAAAGAAATTTATTTGCAGAAGTTTTGGAAGCCCACCTCACCAGCCGTAGCCATGACAACCTGGACCAACTCTCTGCACACTAA